One window from the genome of Bacteroidota bacterium encodes:
- a CDS encoding chemotaxis protein CheW, giving the protein MENFLKFRIGKYEFFIPLKNVVRVLPAAALKEYPVSEGSLLLGYIILEGEPVAVFDIYQRVGLTFPGMDISHKMILMKRNGFRFLLVVDEVADVLELDPAQFNNFAMNTYTSGSVLIDSSGRFIINDLGTFIKEDVLLDLTTGEKILAGETHEQS; this is encoded by the coding sequence TTGGAGAATTTTCTCAAGTTCAGGATCGGTAAATACGAATTCTTCATCCCGCTAAAGAATGTAGTGAGGGTATTGCCGGCTGCTGCCCTGAAGGAGTATCCTGTCTCTGAAGGCAGTTTGCTTCTGGGTTACATCATTCTCGAAGGAGAACCTGTAGCGGTGTTCGACATTTATCAGAGGGTTGGTTTAACCTTCCCCGGAATGGATATATCCCACAAGATGATATTGATGAAGAGAAATGGATTCAGGTTCCTTTTGGTGGTCGATGAGGTCGCCGATGTACTCGAACTCGATCCTGCCCAGTTCAATAATTTTGCGATGAACACATACACAAGCGGCAGTGTCCTCATCGATTCCTCCGGAAGATTCATTATAAATGATCTTGGGACTTTTATAAAAGAGGATGTGCTGTTGGACCTCACAACGGGCGAAAAAATTTTAGCAGGTGAAACCCATGAGCAATCTTGA
- a CDS encoding response regulator translates to MMDDTFFNRLFKTFSVEAEEHLSLMSSGFLKLEKIASPAINAPELLEEVYREAHSLKGASRAVGLEAVEYLLQNIESYFSLIKKEEIEPSPGDYDILFRAIDLTRESIELKKNGADDLENQEAMRLLTEEVKGMSIGSILKSKPKENQEEVSAPASKNDATEGFSTYNFNLNQLRKKIQEKQKTEDSSSSVKIEPLAHEEKPSEKTIEKVIVKSRQPDTSASRVIPETIRVNTAKIDDLRTRTEELLNIKLNYDQLLNEIKEMNSIVSGGQQTVEQLTEKFNRLLASVDSFPPNLKSQFIELAENFKSLSQNSFSSRRRVAELTSAVKKYKTASRRIIDDVNDFTQTLFMLPFSYVLDFLPKAVRDLSKTLNKEVELTITGADIEVDRRILEEIKDPLLHIIRNSIDHGIESPAHRLNIGKPRSGSIKIEISGPAEGNIILSITDDGKGLDVDTLKSKAAERGLLKGDEPEPMIESRVSEVIFYSGVSTTGVVTDISGRGLGMSIVKEKVEKLKGTISVNSVRGKLFRVTMRLPVTISSTRGVMVRAGALRFIVESQYISKITRLNRDSIKFFGKGYGIQSEEMVIPVKIMKSELGIDNSPLTDSVIPALFLKAKGRSLALLVDEINDELEIIIKSFQPPIDGIKLYTGATILGDGKLYPVLSSTWLMGLEETSTGDLRLLADRKSVKVLVVDDSKTSRTLLQEILDFAGFKVDIAEDGVEAFDLLVSGKYDVLVSDIEMPKMNGLELTVKVRQTPELSKLPVILVTGLAREEDKARGVKAGANAYILKKSFDQSVLIDTINFFVNNKDI, encoded by the coding sequence ATGATGGATGACACTTTCTTCAACAGGCTTTTCAAGACATTTTCCGTTGAAGCCGAAGAGCACCTTTCACTTATGTCATCAGGTTTTCTAAAACTTGAAAAGATCGCATCTCCTGCAATAAACGCACCTGAACTGCTGGAAGAAGTGTATCGTGAGGCACACAGTTTGAAAGGTGCATCAAGAGCTGTTGGTCTTGAAGCTGTCGAGTACCTCCTGCAAAATATTGAATCATATTTTTCTTTGATAAAAAAAGAAGAAATAGAACCATCCCCCGGGGATTATGACATCCTCTTCAGGGCTATCGATCTTACAAGGGAATCAATAGAGCTAAAAAAAAATGGTGCTGACGATCTAGAGAATCAGGAAGCAATGCGACTTTTGACTGAAGAGGTCAAGGGTATGTCAATCGGTTCAATATTGAAATCAAAACCTAAAGAAAATCAGGAAGAAGTCTCTGCCCCGGCATCTAAAAATGATGCAACTGAGGGATTCTCCACATATAATTTTAATCTGAACCAGCTCCGAAAAAAGATTCAAGAGAAACAAAAAACAGAAGATTCCTCCTCATCCGTTAAAATAGAGCCCCTGGCTCATGAAGAAAAGCCTTCCGAAAAAACCATTGAAAAAGTAATTGTCAAATCCAGACAGCCCGACACTTCCGCATCAAGAGTGATACCCGAAACCATTCGAGTTAACACTGCAAAAATAGATGACCTCCGTACCAGAACAGAAGAGCTGTTGAACATAAAACTTAATTACGATCAGCTCCTAAATGAGATAAAGGAGATGAACTCGATTGTTTCGGGCGGACAACAGACGGTAGAGCAACTTACTGAAAAGTTTAACAGACTGCTCGCATCTGTGGATTCATTTCCCCCCAATCTTAAATCGCAGTTTATCGAACTCGCAGAAAACTTTAAATCCCTGTCACAAAATTCTTTTTCAAGCAGACGGAGGGTTGCTGAACTGACATCTGCCGTAAAAAAATATAAAACAGCCTCCCGAAGAATAATTGATGATGTGAATGATTTTACCCAGACACTCTTTATGCTGCCGTTCAGCTATGTGCTCGATTTCCTTCCCAAAGCTGTTCGTGATTTGTCAAAAACCTTGAACAAGGAGGTGGAACTTACTATTACCGGAGCTGACATTGAGGTGGACAGGCGAATCCTTGAAGAAATCAAAGACCCTCTTTTGCATATTATCAGGAATAGTATCGATCACGGAATAGAGAGTCCAGCTCACAGGCTCAACATCGGGAAACCCCGGTCGGGGAGTATCAAAATTGAGATATCGGGTCCTGCTGAAGGAAATATTATCCTGAGCATCACCGATGACGGTAAAGGGCTCGATGTCGATACACTTAAGTCGAAAGCGGCTGAAAGAGGTTTGTTGAAAGGGGATGAGCCGGAACCGATGATCGAATCAAGAGTTTCGGAAGTGATTTTCTACTCCGGAGTGTCAACTACCGGAGTGGTAACCGACATCTCCGGCAGGGGGCTCGGAATGAGCATAGTGAAAGAAAAAGTGGAAAAATTGAAAGGGACCATATCAGTTAACTCTGTGAGAGGGAAACTCTTCAGAGTGACAATGAGGCTTCCTGTCACCATTTCTTCCACAAGGGGAGTGATGGTGAGAGCCGGTGCTCTCAGATTTATAGTTGAGTCTCAATACATTTCAAAAATTACCAGACTGAACAGAGACTCGATAAAATTTTTCGGCAAGGGTTATGGCATCCAAAGTGAAGAGATGGTAATACCCGTAAAAATAATGAAAAGTGAACTGGGTATCGACAATTCTCCGCTGACAGATTCTGTTATCCCGGCGTTGTTTCTCAAAGCAAAAGGGCGCTCTTTGGCACTTCTGGTTGACGAAATAAATGATGAACTTGAAATTATAATTAAATCGTTTCAACCACCCATTGACGGTATCAAACTTTACACAGGGGCGACAATACTCGGAGACGGGAAACTCTATCCGGTGCTCAGCTCCACATGGCTGATGGGTCTCGAAGAAACATCGACGGGTGATCTAAGACTTCTTGCAGACAGAAAATCTGTAAAAGTGCTGGTTGTGGATGATTCGAAAACATCAAGAACACTGTTACAGGAGATTCTTGACTTCGCAGGCTTTAAAGTCGATATTGCGGAAGACGGAGTGGAGGCATTTGATCTGCTGGTTTCCGGAAAATACGATGTACTGGTTTCAGATATCGAAATGCCTAAAATGAACGGACTCGAACTGACCGTGAAGGTAAGACAGACTCCCGAACTTTCGAAACTTCCGGTTATACTTGTTACCGGACTTGCGAGGGAGGAAGATAAAGCCAGAGGCGTAAAAGCGGGTGCCAACGCGTACATTTTGAAAAAGAGTTTTGATCAATCAGTATTGATAGACACTATCAATTTTTTTGTCAATAATAAAGATATTTAA
- a CDS encoding methyl-accepting chemotaxis protein, whose translation MNWINSISTRWKLFFSFSGLILFAFLLIYFNLDAYDSIGKITGDKVSSYIKTVSHLNTLQKYATTINEEVASSLPELSYGRLEEYEKIKISYLNHIDSLKIRFGSVEENNNLTEIIRSSENFISATDSILKYLSKNSTATPSDPLLAGRLSKSEHYSFSNLNLVINNLISAYQLKSEQSFNSVDSILSNKRMLLYITGGILVILAIVLIAFLNSNLALPLLDLSKSAQLVATGDLTVKVNHTARKDEIGVLAKSFSEMITSLKSITTELDEAVNILNTFTNKIFSNTAELASSSTETVAAITETTATVEEVRQTSYLSNKKAKEVAERAQESFDISASGQESTRSTIDGIQRFGTHMNSITENILKLNERSRLIGEIIAAVNDIAEQSNLLAVNASIEAARAGEQGKGFAVVAQEIRNLAEQSKQSTSQVRLILQDIQNFVNSAVLSTEQASKALEDGIKTSNQTGIVISELVKSIELSYDASLQITSSNQQQQIGMDQIATAMENIRTASAHNANSTREVESYTNQLLNLGSNIANQIKKFKFVKNDG comes from the coding sequence ATGAACTGGATTAACAGTATTTCGACCCGGTGGAAATTATTTTTCTCTTTCTCGGGACTGATTCTCTTTGCATTTCTTCTTATATACTTCAATCTTGATGCTTATGACAGTATCGGAAAGATAACCGGTGACAAAGTGTCATCGTACATCAAGACTGTTTCGCATTTGAATACGCTTCAGAAATATGCCACTACAATCAACGAGGAGGTTGCTTCGTCACTTCCGGAATTGAGCTATGGCAGGTTGGAGGAATATGAGAAAATTAAAATATCTTATCTGAATCATATTGACTCCTTGAAAATAAGATTCGGCAGTGTGGAAGAAAACAATAATCTTACAGAGATAATCAGATCATCGGAAAATTTTATTTCCGCAACCGATTCGATATTAAAATACTTGTCTAAAAACAGCACAGCCACACCTTCCGACCCTCTGCTGGCAGGAAGACTTTCGAAATCGGAGCATTATTCATTCAGTAATCTGAATCTTGTAATCAATAATCTTATCTCGGCATACCAGTTGAAGTCTGAGCAAAGCTTCAATTCCGTCGACAGTATCCTTTCCAACAAGCGGATGCTTCTTTACATTACAGGAGGCATACTTGTTATCCTTGCAATTGTGCTGATTGCTTTTCTCAACTCGAATCTTGCACTTCCACTCCTTGATTTAAGCAAAAGCGCACAACTCGTGGCAACGGGCGACCTCACGGTAAAAGTAAACCATACAGCAAGGAAAGATGAAATTGGAGTACTTGCGAAGTCCTTTTCCGAGATGATCACTTCTTTGAAGAGTATTACAACAGAACTCGATGAAGCTGTAAATATCCTTAATACATTTACGAACAAGATATTCAGCAATACTGCGGAACTTGCAAGCAGTTCAACGGAAACGGTGGCAGCCATCACCGAAACAACAGCAACAGTTGAAGAGGTGAGGCAGACATCGTACCTCTCGAATAAAAAGGCAAAGGAGGTTGCCGAGAGAGCCCAGGAATCTTTCGACATCTCCGCATCTGGTCAGGAATCGACCAGATCAACTATTGACGGGATTCAGAGATTTGGTACTCACATGAACTCCATCACGGAAAACATCCTGAAGTTAAATGAGCGGAGCCGGCTGATAGGCGAAATAATCGCTGCAGTCAACGACATCGCCGAACAATCCAATCTTTTGGCAGTGAATGCCTCAATCGAAGCAGCAAGAGCAGGGGAGCAAGGAAAGGGTTTCGCTGTTGTGGCACAGGAAATCAGAAATCTCGCAGAGCAGTCGAAACAATCAACTTCACAGGTCAGACTGATTCTTCAGGACATACAAAATTTTGTTAATTCTGCAGTCTTGTCGACCGAACAGGCTTCAAAAGCTCTTGAGGACGGGATAAAAACATCCAATCAAACGGGGATTGTAATTTCTGAACTGGTAAAGAGCATCGAACTCTCGTATGATGCGTCACTTCAGATTACCTCTTCAAATCAGCAGCAACAGATCGGGATGGACCAGATTGCCACTGCCATGGAAAACATAAGAACTGCCAGTGCACATAATGCCAATTCAACAAGGGAAGTAGAGTCATATACAAATCAGTTGTTGAATCTTGGGAGTAACATCGCGAACCAGATAAAGAAGTTCAAATTCGTGAAGAATGATGGATGA
- a CDS encoding hybrid sensor histidine kinase/response regulator has protein sequence MQNHILVVEDSPTQLEQLAYILESEGYSVKTAANGSIAVRLIEEEKPALVITDILMPEMDGYDLCKHVKSNNSTKDIPVMLLTNLSDPHDVIKGLQSGADNFLTKPYNKDFLLSRVKYILVNQEIRLSSPVSNMGMEIVFGGKKYFINSDRIQIVDLLLSTYENAIQKNGELAEANQQLLRMHRELAKKNHELEKLNKDKNKFLSMAAHDLRNPVGAILSFGLILQDDLKKKFTEDELEFVKIIVKSSDFVLQLLNELLDISVIESGELNLKTMDVEFTNLVQNNIALNKVLADKKNIELKYESNVEEIEINVDPVKIEQVLNNLTSNAIKFSFPGNAVTLFIKKMANELVFGVRDNGQGIPATEINKLFIPFEKLSVRSTAGEKSTGLGLVIVKKIMEAHKGRVEVTSKQGEGSVFSCTLPL, from the coding sequence ATGCAAAATCATATCCTGGTGGTGGAAGACAGTCCGACTCAACTTGAGCAACTTGCCTATATTCTTGAAAGTGAAGGTTATTCGGTTAAAACCGCAGCCAACGGATCAATTGCAGTCCGACTGATTGAGGAAGAAAAACCGGCTCTTGTTATTACTGATATCCTGATGCCTGAGATGGATGGTTATGACCTTTGCAAGCATGTAAAGTCAAACAATTCTACAAAAGACATTCCCGTAATGCTCCTCACCAATCTTTCAGATCCACACGATGTTATTAAAGGTCTCCAGTCTGGAGCCGACAACTTCCTCACCAAACCATATAACAAAGATTTCCTCCTGTCGCGTGTAAAATACATACTTGTTAATCAGGAGATCAGGCTTTCTTCGCCTGTATCGAATATGGGAATGGAAATAGTCTTCGGCGGTAAAAAATATTTTATTAACTCCGACAGAATTCAGATCGTGGATCTTCTCCTCTCCACCTATGAAAATGCAATTCAGAAAAACGGGGAACTCGCTGAAGCCAATCAACAGCTTTTAAGGATGCATCGAGAGCTTGCAAAGAAAAACCATGAACTTGAGAAACTGAACAAGGATAAGAACAAATTCCTTTCGATGGCGGCGCACGATTTGCGTAATCCGGTCGGTGCAATTCTTTCTTTTGGCTTGATTCTGCAGGACGATCTAAAGAAAAAATTCACCGAAGATGAGCTTGAATTTGTAAAGATTATTGTGAAATCGAGTGATTTTGTTCTTCAGCTCCTGAATGAACTTCTCGATATCTCTGTAATTGAATCGGGTGAACTTAATCTTAAAACAATGGATGTCGAATTCACCAATCTTGTTCAAAACAATATCGCGTTAAATAAAGTGCTTGCCGACAAGAAGAACATCGAATTGAAATATGAATCGAATGTTGAGGAGATTGAAATTAATGTCGATCCGGTAAAAATCGAACAGGTGCTGAACAATCTGACATCGAACGCAATAAAATTTTCATTTCCTGGAAATGCAGTCACATTGTTTATAAAGAAGATGGCGAATGAACTTGTATTTGGAGTGAGGGACAATGGTCAGGGGATACCGGCAACTGAAATCAACAAATTGTTTATTCCATTTGAAAAGTTGAGCGTTCGTTCAACTGCGGGTGAAAAAAGCACCGGACTCGGTCTTGTGATCGTGAAAAAGATTATGGAAGCTCACAAAGGAAGAGTTGAGGTAACGAGCAAGCAGGGCGAAGGTTCCGTCTTTTCCTGCACATTACCTCTGTAA
- a CDS encoding chemotaxis protein CheW, giving the protein MEEEIRRKTLLGNAERLAQLPKSSEAGKNLDAFVAFFVAGEKLLISADNVVEVIKYRDVTLLPGVDDKLAGIYNFRGSVIGVFNSDRIFGIDSVSRALHRYLLICSCSDIYFAIVCEDVGGIEHRDPESIMGGESHALLPVIFSGIFQDSARCVDIDKLMENDILRIL; this is encoded by the coding sequence ATGGAAGAGGAAATCAGAAGAAAGACCCTTCTCGGAAATGCCGAAAGACTTGCGCAACTGCCAAAATCATCAGAGGCCGGGAAAAACCTTGATGCATTTGTCGCTTTTTTCGTAGCCGGTGAGAAACTCCTCATTTCGGCTGATAATGTGGTGGAGGTAATTAAATACAGGGATGTTACTCTTCTTCCCGGCGTCGACGACAAGCTTGCAGGAATTTATAATTTCAGAGGTTCGGTGATAGGGGTTTTCAACAGCGACAGGATTTTTGGAATCGATTCCGTATCCCGAGCCCTGCACAGGTACCTCCTGATTTGCAGTTGCAGTGATATCTATTTTGCCATTGTGTGCGAAGATGTCGGCGGTATCGAACATCGCGATCCTGAATCCATAATGGGAGGGGAGAGCCACGCACTTTTGCCCGTTATTTTTTCCGGAATTTTTCAAGACTCAGCCAGATGTGTTGATATCGATAAATTGATGGAAAATGACATACTCAGAATTTTATGA
- a CDS encoding efflux RND transporter permease subunit translates to MSLSSISIRRPVLAIVMSVVIVLFGVIGYTSLGVREYPSIDPPIITVQTNYTGANATVIEAQITEPLEESINGIAGIRSMTSSSRDGRSLITVEFDIDVDLEAAANDVRDRVSRAINLLPPDVDPPVVTKADADAIPIVMVNVNGKEKSILDLSDYSRNVLKEKLQTIPGISQIQIWGEKRYSMRLWLDPAKMNAFKVTPVEVRNVLRLENVELPSGRLEGDNTELTVRTLGLLQTPEDFNNLIIREEQGNTVRFSDIGYAEYYPENERTILRRDGVPMTGLVAVPLPGSNHIEIADEFHKRIEEIKKDLPADMNIQLGFDATTFIRQSISEVMETIFIAFGLVILIIFLFLRNWRTTLIPILAIPISLIGAFFIMYLAGFSINVLTLLGIVLAIGIVVDDAIVVLENIYKKIEDGLTPVEAAAKGSSEIFFAIISTTVSLASVFLPIVFLQGLTGKLFKEFGFVIAGSVIISAFVALTLTPMLSSKMLKSSESHSKFYNLTEPFFEWMTKAYHSALEAFMRVRWISFPLIILALGAIYFFGGGLQSELAPQEDRSALRIQSTAPEGTSYDYMDRYIQKLVEQVHGLVQNEEAALVSVTAPGFGGSSTNSGFIRLMLKDPKDRSRTQQEIAQELTVAVRKLNDARTIVIQEQSIGGGSRGGLPVQYVIQANNFEDLREVLPKFLGEVRQSPVFAVTDVNLKFNKPEVVVEIDRSKARDLGVSVSDVATTLQFSLSGQRFGYFIRNGKQYQVIGQLKRENRNEPLDLRSMFVKNKRGDMIQLDNIVTLTERSSPPQLYRYNRYASATVSAGLSEGKTIGDGITEMDRISEKVLGDKFTTALDGASKDFAESSSSLIFTFLLALALIYLVLAAQFESFRDPFIIMLTVPLAIAGAVISLAYFGQTLNIFSQIGQIMLIGLVTKNGILIVEFANQRREAGSDRLKAVKEAAELRLRPILMTSLSTILGTLPIALALGAGSESRVSMGIAIIGGLIFSTILTLFIIPAMYSYISPKEMKIIPDLSEMERK, encoded by the coding sequence ATGAGTCTATCTTCAATAAGCATACGGAGACCGGTTCTCGCCATCGTTATGTCGGTGGTTATTGTTCTATTTGGTGTAATCGGTTATACCTCGCTCGGGGTGAGAGAATATCCCAGTATTGACCCACCGATTATAACAGTCCAAACCAATTACACCGGTGCTAATGCCACGGTTATCGAAGCCCAGATTACAGAACCGCTCGAAGAATCGATCAATGGAATTGCCGGTATTAGAAGCATGACTTCTTCATCCAGAGACGGCAGAAGCCTTATTACGGTCGAGTTTGATATCGATGTCGACCTTGAAGCCGCAGCCAATGATGTAAGAGACAGGGTTTCCCGGGCAATAAATCTATTACCTCCCGATGTTGACCCGCCCGTTGTAACAAAAGCTGATGCAGATGCCATTCCAATTGTGATGGTGAATGTAAACGGAAAGGAAAAAAGCATTCTCGATCTGTCTGATTATTCGAGAAATGTACTGAAGGAAAAACTTCAGACTATCCCCGGTATAAGTCAGATTCAGATTTGGGGTGAAAAAAGATATTCAATGAGGTTATGGCTCGATCCGGCAAAGATGAATGCATTTAAGGTTACACCGGTCGAGGTTAGAAATGTCCTGAGACTTGAAAATGTTGAACTCCCGTCGGGACGGCTTGAAGGAGACAATACAGAACTTACTGTCAGGACTCTCGGACTTCTTCAGACACCTGAAGATTTCAACAATCTTATAATAAGAGAAGAACAAGGAAACACGGTCAGATTTTCGGACATCGGTTACGCTGAATATTATCCGGAAAATGAGAGAACCATTCTAAGGCGTGACGGTGTGCCCATGACTGGTCTCGTCGCCGTTCCTCTCCCCGGCAGTAATCATATCGAGATTGCAGACGAATTCCACAAAAGAATTGAAGAAATCAAAAAAGATCTCCCTGCCGATATGAATATACAGCTCGGTTTTGATGCGACCACCTTCATAAGACAGTCAATCTCGGAAGTGATGGAAACAATTTTTATTGCTTTCGGACTTGTGATTCTGATAATTTTCCTCTTCCTCCGGAACTGGCGCACGACACTTATCCCGATTCTGGCTATTCCCATTTCATTAATCGGTGCTTTTTTTATAATGTACCTTGCCGGTTTCTCCATCAATGTACTGACACTACTCGGTATTGTACTTGCGATCGGTATTGTGGTGGATGATGCCATTGTGGTACTTGAGAATATCTATAAAAAAATTGAGGATGGCTTAACGCCGGTCGAGGCTGCAGCAAAGGGTTCATCGGAGATATTTTTTGCAATTATCTCCACAACCGTTTCACTTGCTTCTGTCTTTCTGCCAATAGTCTTCCTGCAGGGTTTAACCGGAAAACTGTTCAAGGAATTTGGTTTTGTAATCGCCGGATCAGTAATCATCTCGGCATTTGTGGCTCTTACTCTCACTCCGATGCTCAGCTCGAAAATGTTGAAGTCCTCCGAGTCACATTCGAAATTCTACAATCTTACCGAACCGTTTTTTGAGTGGATGACAAAAGCGTACCACTCGGCTCTGGAAGCATTTATGAGAGTCCGCTGGATTTCATTTCCTCTCATCATTCTTGCTTTGGGTGCCATCTATTTTTTTGGTGGCGGGCTCCAGTCCGAGCTGGCACCTCAGGAAGACAGAAGTGCTCTCAGGATTCAATCAACCGCTCCCGAAGGAACATCTTATGACTACATGGACAGGTACATTCAAAAACTCGTGGAGCAGGTGCATGGTCTCGTTCAAAATGAGGAGGCAGCGCTCGTTTCTGTGACAGCTCCGGGTTTCGGTGGCAGTTCCACAAACTCCGGCTTCATCCGTCTTATGTTAAAAGACCCAAAGGACAGGAGCAGAACGCAGCAGGAAATAGCTCAGGAATTGACTGTTGCTGTGCGAAAGTTGAATGACGCCAGAACCATTGTAATTCAGGAACAGTCGATTGGTGGAGGTTCAAGAGGCGGACTGCCGGTACAATATGTAATTCAGGCGAACAATTTCGAGGATCTAAGGGAGGTATTGCCAAAATTCCTCGGTGAAGTAAGACAAAGCCCCGTTTTTGCAGTAACCGATGTGAATCTCAAATTCAATAAACCGGAAGTTGTTGTAGAAATTGACAGATCAAAAGCCAGAGACCTTGGTGTCTCTGTTTCAGATGTTGCAACAACTCTTCAGTTTTCTTTAAGCGGACAAAGATTCGGCTATTTTATCAGAAATGGAAAACAGTACCAGGTAATCGGTCAATTGAAAAGGGAAAACAGAAATGAGCCTCTCGATCTTCGCTCGATGTTTGTGAAGAACAAGAGGGGTGACATGATTCAGCTTGATAACATTGTCACTTTGACTGAAAGAAGTTCACCCCCGCAGCTTTACCGTTATAACCGTTACGCATCTGCCACCGTCTCTGCCGGTCTTTCAGAAGGAAAGACAATTGGTGACGGAATCACAGAGATGGACAGGATTTCTGAAAAAGTTCTCGGTGATAAGTTTACAACAGCCCTTGATGGAGCTTCCAAAGATTTCGCCGAAAGTTCTTCGTCACTCATCTTTACCTTCCTGCTCGCACTGGCTCTGATTTATCTGGTTCTTGCGGCACAGTTTGAGAGTTTCAGAGATCCTTTTATTATTATGCTCACAGTACCCCTGGCTATAGCAGGTGCGGTGATTTCACTCGCATATTTCGGACAGACTTTGAATATTTTCAGTCAGATAGGTCAGATTATGCTGATCGGACTGGTTACGAAAAATGGAATTCTTATAGTGGAGTTCGCAAATCAGAGGAGAGAAGCCGGTTCAGACAGATTAAAAGCAGTAAAAGAAGCTGCTGAACTGAGATTGAGACCTATTTTGATGACAAGTCTTTCCACTATCCTCGGTACACTGCCTATCGCTTTGGCTTTGGGTGCAGGCTCGGAAAGCAGAGTTTCAATGGGTATTGCAATTATTGGCGGGTTGATTTTTTCAACAATTCTTACACTGTTTATCATCCCTGCCATGTACAGTTATATCTCACCAAAAGAGATGAAGATTATTCCGGATCTCTCTGAAATGGAACGAAAATAG